In Armatimonadota bacterium, the following proteins share a genomic window:
- a CDS encoding SDR family oxidoreductase codes for MKLRDRSVVITGAAQGIGRASAELFAREGATVALADINAEGVREVARRIEEFGGRALAIEADVSVEADVRRMIDAAVSAFGRLDVLFNNAGIVVQGTVEETAHAEWERQIATTLTSAYLGCRFAIPVMLRQGGGLLLNMASVAGVMGLPNRAAYCAAKAGVIGLTRAIAVDYAGTGIRAVYLAPGTIETPSLSGRIESAADPGAERAKYAARQPLGRLGSADEIAAAALYLASDEASFITGSGLVIDGGMSV; via the coding sequence ATGAAGCTTAGAGATAGATCGGTTGTGATTACAGGGGCCGCGCAGGGCATTGGCCGCGCTTCCGCCGAGCTGTTTGCGCGCGAAGGCGCCACCGTGGCCCTTGCCGACATCAACGCTGAGGGAGTTCGCGAAGTGGCGCGCCGGATCGAGGAGTTCGGCGGGCGGGCGCTCGCCATCGAGGCCGATGTCTCGGTGGAGGCCGATGTGCGCCGCATGATCGACGCGGCGGTTTCCGCGTTCGGCCGGCTGGATGTGCTTTTCAATAACGCCGGCATCGTCGTACAGGGCACGGTGGAGGAGACGGCCCACGCCGAATGGGAGCGGCAGATCGCCACCACGCTCACAAGCGCGTATCTCGGCTGCCGCTTCGCCATCCCCGTAATGCTGCGACAGGGCGGCGGGCTGCTGCTCAACATGGCATCGGTGGCCGGTGTGATGGGCCTGCCGAACCGGGCGGCCTACTGCGCGGCAAAGGCGGGAGTTATCGGCCTCACCCGGGCCATCGCCGTCGACTACGCCGGAACCGGGATCCGCGCCGTCTACCTGGCGCCGGGAACCATCGAAACGCCATCGCTCAGCGGCCGCATCGAATCGGCCGCCGACCCGGGCGCCGAGCGCGCGAAGTACGCCGCCCGCCAGCCGCTGGGCCGCCTCGGCAGCGCAGACGAGATCGCCGCCGCCGCGCTCTACCTGGCCTCCGACGAGGCCTCGTTCATCACCGGCAGCGGCCTTGTTATCGACGGGGGCATGTCGGTTTAA
- a CDS encoding type I restriction endonuclease subunit R translates to MTLSERQLEDELIEKLVALKYRYRADIRDRAALEQNFREKFQALNRVHLTDGEFNRLLDEIVTADVFTAAQTVRNINSFSRDDGTPLNYTLVNTKEWCKNDFEVINQLRINTDYSHHRYDVILLINGIPVVQIELKTLGINPRRAMEQIVEYKNDHGNGYTKTLLCFIQLFVVSNRDQTYYFANNNARHFAFDADERYLPICQFADRDNRKIAHLDDFAEKFLAKCTLSRMISRYMVLVQSERKLLMMRPYQIYAVDAIVRCIEENSGNGYIWHTTGSGKTLTSFKAATLLKANDSIQKVLFVVDRKDLDRQTREEFNRFQPGCVEENTNTAALVRRLLSDDYADKVIVTTIQKLGLALDEGSKRNENRKKRGHATFTEQLHPLRDKRMVIIFDECHRSQFGESHNAIKEFFPNAQLFGFTGTPIFEDNAVRVNVRAGEASLLTTDVVFQQRLHEYTITHAIDDGNVLRFHVDYFEPQGEDKLKPGQPLTRAAVVNAILEKHDAATGNRRFNALLATSSINDAIDYFNRFADRQRERITEDPDYIPLNIACVFSPPGDVSADVKQIQEDLLQEREDNKVKPEEKKEALSRIIADYNERYGTNHCIEEFDLYYQDVQKRIKDQQYPNSHQPHSEKQDVQQRIKDQQYPNSDQPDSEKIDVTIVVDMLLTGFDSKYLNTLYVDKNLRHHGLIQAFSRTNRILNATKPYGTILDFRAQQQEVDDAIAMFSGASPRPPKEIWLVDKAPAIIEKLKEAVQKLDEFMTSQGAAMKPDQVANLKGDHARVGFIEKFKAVQTLRTQLDQYTDLTPDQEQELENILPEDQLRGFKGAYLATALALREKQRKTGADPDAAVEEVDFELVLFASALIDYDYIMSLIARFSQQKPGKEAITLERLIGVIAADSKFLDERDLITEYVRSLEVGKPLQKRQVCDGYVAFKTERDAQEVAELAARQGLNAEEVQRLVDEVLQRRIFNGDRLTTLLEPLGLGWRQRVEKELALMNELEPLLRRRAGEREIAGLKVYETRAEYNADGE, encoded by the coding sequence ATGACACTGTCCGAACGCCAGCTTGAGGATGAACTGATCGAGAAGCTCGTGGCCTTGAAGTATAGGTACCGCGCGGACATCAGAGATAGAGCCGCGCTGGAGCAGAACTTCCGGGAGAAGTTCCAGGCCCTTAACCGGGTCCACCTTACAGATGGCGAGTTCAACCGGCTATTGGACGAGATTGTCACAGCGGACGTGTTCACCGCTGCCCAAACCGTTCGTAACATCAACAGCTTCAGCCGCGACGACGGCACCCCTCTGAACTACACTCTCGTCAACACCAAAGAATGGTGTAAGAACGATTTCGAGGTCATCAACCAGCTGCGGATTAACACGGACTACAGTCACCACCGCTACGACGTAATCCTGCTTATCAACGGCATTCCCGTCGTCCAGATCGAGCTCAAGACCCTCGGTATCAACCCTCGACGGGCCATGGAACAGATCGTCGAGTACAAGAACGACCACGGCAACGGCTACACAAAGACGCTCCTGTGCTTTATTCAGCTCTTCGTTGTCAGCAACCGCGACCAAACCTACTACTTCGCCAATAATAACGCTCGCCACTTCGCATTCGACGCCGATGAGCGCTACCTGCCCATCTGCCAGTTCGCCGACCGGGACAACAGGAAGATCGCGCACCTGGACGACTTCGCGGAGAAGTTCCTGGCCAAATGCACGCTCAGCCGGATGATCAGCCGCTACATGGTGCTCGTCCAGAGCGAACGGAAGCTCCTCATGATGCGGCCCTACCAGATCTATGCGGTGGACGCCATCGTCCGGTGTATCGAAGAGAACAGCGGCAACGGCTACATCTGGCACACTACCGGCAGCGGCAAGACGCTCACGAGCTTCAAGGCCGCCACCCTTCTCAAGGCCAACGACAGTATTCAGAAGGTCCTTTTCGTCGTCGACCGCAAAGACCTCGACCGCCAGACCCGCGAAGAGTTCAACCGCTTCCAGCCCGGGTGCGTCGAGGAGAATACCAACACCGCCGCCCTTGTCCGGCGCCTGCTGTCGGACGACTACGCCGACAAAGTGATCGTCACCACAATCCAGAAGCTCGGCCTCGCGCTCGACGAAGGCAGTAAGCGAAACGAGAACAGGAAGAAGCGCGGCCATGCGACCTTCACGGAGCAGCTCCATCCGTTGCGCGACAAGCGCATGGTGATCATCTTCGACGAGTGCCACCGGTCCCAATTCGGCGAGAGCCACAACGCCATCAAGGAGTTCTTCCCGAACGCCCAACTTTTCGGGTTCACGGGTACCCCGATTTTCGAAGACAACGCCGTGCGTGTGAACGTCCGGGCCGGTGAGGCGTCCCTGTTGACCACCGACGTTGTGTTTCAACAACGGCTCCACGAGTACACGATCACCCACGCCATCGACGACGGCAACGTCCTCCGCTTCCACGTGGATTACTTCGAGCCGCAAGGCGAGGACAAACTCAAACCCGGTCAGCCCCTGACCCGGGCTGCCGTAGTGAACGCCATCCTCGAAAAGCACGACGCTGCCACCGGCAATCGCCGCTTCAACGCGTTGCTCGCCACAAGCTCCATCAACGACGCGATCGACTACTTCAACCGGTTCGCCGATCGCCAGCGCGAGCGGATTACTGAGGATCCCGATTATATCCCCCTTAACATCGCCTGCGTCTTCTCCCCGCCCGGAGACGTGAGCGCCGACGTGAAGCAGATCCAGGAAGACCTGCTTCAAGAGCGGGAAGACAATAAGGTAAAGCCCGAGGAGAAGAAGGAGGCGCTATCTCGGATCATCGCCGATTACAACGAGCGGTACGGGACGAACCACTGCATCGAGGAGTTCGACCTCTACTACCAGGACGTTCAGAAGCGAATCAAGGACCAGCAGTACCCGAACAGTCACCAGCCCCATAGCGAGAAGCAGGACGTTCAGCAGCGAATCAAGGACCAGCAGTACCCGAACAGTGACCAGCCCGATAGCGAGAAGATCGACGTCACCATTGTGGTGGATATGCTTCTCACCGGGTTCGATTCCAAGTACCTGAACACGCTCTACGTGGACAAGAACCTGAGGCACCACGGACTGATCCAGGCGTTCAGTCGCACGAACCGCATCCTCAACGCAACGAAGCCCTACGGCACTATCCTCGACTTCCGGGCCCAACAGCAGGAGGTCGACGACGCCATCGCGATGTTCTCCGGCGCCTCCCCGCGCCCGCCAAAGGAAATCTGGCTGGTGGACAAGGCGCCCGCCATCATTGAGAAGCTGAAGGAGGCCGTCCAGAAGCTTGACGAGTTCATGACGTCGCAGGGCGCCGCAATGAAGCCGGACCAGGTTGCGAATCTCAAGGGCGACCACGCCCGCGTCGGGTTCATTGAGAAGTTCAAGGCGGTACAGACGCTCCGGACCCAGCTCGACCAGTACACCGACCTCACTCCCGACCAAGAGCAGGAGCTGGAGAACATACTCCCCGAGGATCAACTGCGCGGGTTCAAGGGCGCATACCTTGCGACCGCACTTGCGCTAAGAGAAAAGCAGCGCAAGACGGGCGCCGACCCGGACGCAGCGGTCGAAGAAGTGGACTTCGAGCTCGTGCTCTTCGCCTCCGCGCTCATCGACTACGACTACATCATGAGCCTCATCGCCAGGTTCTCCCAACAGAAGCCGGGCAAGGAGGCGATTACGCTGGAGCGGCTGATCGGCGTGATCGCCGCCGACTCAAAGTTCCTCGACGAGCGCGACCTCATCACCGAATACGTCCGCTCGCTGGAGGTCGGAAAGCCGCTGCAAAAGCGCCAGGTCTGCGACGGGTATGTCGCGTTCAAGACCGAACGCGATGCGCAGGAGGTAGCAGAGCTCGCCGCGCGACAAGGGCTCAATGCGGAGGAGGTGCAGCGGCTGGTAGATGAAGTGCTCCAGCGGCGAATCTTCAACGGAGACCGGCTGACCACGCTGCTGGAGCCGCTGGGCCTGGGTTGGCGCCAGCGCGTAGAGAAGGAGCTCGCCCTGATGAACGAGCTCGAGCCGCTTTTGCGACGCCGGGCCGGCGAGCGAGAGATCGCAGGGCTCAAGGTGTACGAGACGCGCGCGGAGTACAACGCAGATGGAGAGTAA